In Ostrea edulis chromosome 10, xbOstEdul1.1, whole genome shotgun sequence, one genomic interval encodes:
- the LOC125666503 gene encoding alpha-1,3-mannosyl-glycoprotein 4-beta-N-acetylglucosaminyltransferase C-like isoform X2 yields MMMMMMNSNDDGIDDDDDVVDNDDGDDDHMMMMISGFLTIGIPTVRRVGDEYIMNTIKSIVNFTKPGELKEIYIVIFLADFNETWCKDISKRINESYWSLLHSGTLVVIRAWETFYPALDNLKHTYNDNYDKRKWRSKQNVDYSFIFLYSENLSTYYIQMEDDIFTVPGYLQVIKDYISEFKTPWTCLEFSELGFIGKLYHAYDLGKLARMVLLFYEEQPCDFTYMYFNIQMLQFNRLIRRPTIFQHIGVRSSLPGKIQPLKDRYFDNLDKIYKGDNPPGKIYTSMAVEPSFTPEMAYSWEPGYFWSKGNGRASDWFTLVFDEPQKVDSIVIDTGSREHPEDKIERGKLQVSLSLIGVSSFQPKCTNDIFLGYFEDGDIKVHNLTSTLGPFRIHCMSIILTENQNWWIIIKEIAIFVAT; encoded by the coding sequence atgatgatgatgatgatgaataGTAACGATGATGGCATTGACGACGACGATGATGTTGTTGATaatgatgatggtgatgatgatcacatgatgatgatgatttcAGGTTTCTTGACGATAGGAATCCCTACAGTGAGAAGAGTCGGCGATGAGTATATAATGAACACGATCAAGTCAATCGTGAACTTCACAAAGCCTGGGGAGTTGAAGGAAATTTACATTGTGATTTTTCTGGCAGATTTTAATGAAACTTGGTGTAAGGACATTAGCAAGAGGATTAATGAATCTTATTGGAGTCTTCTCCACTCCGGGACTCTTGTCGTGATCCGCGCCTGGGAAACGTTTTATCCTGCGTTAGACAATCTGAAACACACGTACAATGATAATTACGATAAACGGAAATGGCGATCTAAACAAAACGTGGACTATTCTTTTATATTCCTGTACAGTGAGAACTTGTCCACATATTACATTCAAATGGAGGACGATATTTTCACTGTGCCAGGATATTTACAGGTGattaaagattatatttcagAATTTAAAACTCCGTGGACGTGTTTAGAGTTTTCAGAACTTGGATTTATTGGGAAATTATATCATGCCTACGACCTGGGAAAATTGGCCAGAATGGTGTTGCTATTCTACGAAGAACAGCCGTGTgactttacatacatgtactttaatatTCAAATGCTACAATTTAATAGATTAATCCGCCGGCCGACAATATTCCAGCATATAGGCGTCCGTTCATCTCTTCCAGGCAAAATCCAGCCACTAAAAGACAGGTATTTTGACAATTTAGACAAAATATACAAGGGGGACAATCCTCCCGGGAAAATATACACCAGCATGGCGGTGGAGCCTTCTTTTACGCCGGAAATGGCGTACAGCTGGGAGCCGGGCTATTTCTGGAGTAAGGGGAATGGACGCGCCAGTGACTGGTTCACATTGGTTTTCGATGAGCCCCAGAAAGTTGACAGCATCGTCATAGACACAGGGTCACGTGAACACCCAGAAGACAAAATAGAGCGCGGGAAATTACAAGTTAGTTTGAGTTTAATAGGTGTGTCTTCCTTTCAACCCAAATGTACGAACGATATTTTCCTGGGATATTTTGAAGATGGAGATATTAAAGTGCACAATCTAACATCAACTTTAGGACCATTCAGAATTCATTGTATGAGCATTATTCTCACGGAAAACCAGAACTGGTGGATAATTATCAAAGAAATTGCGATATTTGTTGCGACATGA
- the LOC125666503 gene encoding alpha-1,3-mannosyl-glycoprotein 4-beta-N-acetylglucosaminyltransferase C-like isoform X1, with protein sequence MRSYRLTITNLICVISVFTFVTQIFILIHGHSYGVSECSGQAENVRDLGYQPRVSYRDFLDTPSSDLTKLPSGWRQEATIFNKFPEQKRFLTIGIPTVRRVGDEYIMNTIKSIVNFTKPGELKEIYIVIFLADFNETWCKDISKRINESYWSLLHSGTLVVIRAWETFYPALDNLKHTYNDNYDKRKWRSKQNVDYSFIFLYSENLSTYYIQMEDDIFTVPGYLQVIKDYISEFKTPWTCLEFSELGFIGKLYHAYDLGKLARMVLLFYEEQPCDFTYMYFNIQMLQFNRLIRRPTIFQHIGVRSSLPGKIQPLKDRYFDNLDKIYKGDNPPGKIYTSMAVEPSFTPEMAYSWEPGYFWSKGNGRASDWFTLVFDEPQKVDSIVIDTGSREHPEDKIERGKLQVSLSLIGVSSFQPKCTNDIFLGYFEDGDIKVHNLTSTLGPFRIHCMSIILTENQNWWIIIKEIAIFVAT encoded by the exons ATGGCGTTTCGGAATGCTCGGGACAAGCAGAAAATGTCAGAGATCTCGGTTATCAGCCACGCGTTTCATATCGAGACTTTCTTGATACG CCGTCCTCGGATCTGACGAAACTTCCTTCCGGCTGGAGACAGGAAGCTACCATATTTAATAAGTTCCCAGAACAGAAGC GTTTCTTGACGATAGGAATCCCTACAGTGAGAAGAGTCGGCGATGAGTATATAATGAACACGATCAAGTCAATCGTGAACTTCACAAAGCCTGGGGAGTTGAAGGAAATTTACATTGTGATTTTTCTGGCAGATTTTAATGAAACTTGGTGTAAGGACATTAGCAAGAGGATTAATGAATCTTATTGGAGTCTTCTCCACTCCGGGACTCTTGTCGTGATCCGCGCCTGGGAAACGTTTTATCCTGCGTTAGACAATCTGAAACACACGTACAATGATAATTACGATAAACGGAAATGGCGATCTAAACAAAACGTGGACTATTCTTTTATATTCCTGTACAGTGAGAACTTGTCCACATATTACATTCAAATGGAGGACGATATTTTCACTGTGCCAGGATATTTACAGGTGattaaagattatatttcagAATTTAAAACTCCGTGGACGTGTTTAGAGTTTTCAGAACTTGGATTTATTGGGAAATTATATCATGCCTACGACCTGGGAAAATTGGCCAGAATGGTGTTGCTATTCTACGAAGAACAGCCGTGTgactttacatacatgtactttaatatTCAAATGCTACAATTTAATAGATTAATCCGCCGGCCGACAATATTCCAGCATATAGGCGTCCGTTCATCTCTTCCAGGCAAAATCCAGCCACTAAAAGACAGGTATTTTGACAATTTAGACAAAATATACAAGGGGGACAATCCTCCCGGGAAAATATACACCAGCATGGCGGTGGAGCCTTCTTTTACGCCGGAAATGGCGTACAGCTGGGAGCCGGGCTATTTCTGGAGTAAGGGGAATGGACGCGCCAGTGACTGGTTCACATTGGTTTTCGATGAGCCCCAGAAAGTTGACAGCATCGTCATAGACACAGGGTCACGTGAACACCCAGAAGACAAAATAGAGCGCGGGAAATTACAAGTTAGTTTGAGTTTAATAGGTGTGTCTTCCTTTCAACCCAAATGTACGAACGATATTTTCCTGGGATATTTTGAAGATGGAGATATTAAAGTGCACAATCTAACATCAACTTTAGGACCATTCAGAATTCATTGTATGAGCATTATTCTCACGGAAAACCAGAACTGGTGGATAATTATCAAAGAAATTGCGATATTTGTTGCGACATGA
- the LOC125666503 gene encoding alpha-1,3-mannosyl-glycoprotein 4-beta-N-acetylglucosaminyltransferase C-like isoform X3, translated as MAILPSSDLTKLPSGWRQEATIFNKFPEQKRFLTIGIPTVRRVGDEYIMNTIKSIVNFTKPGELKEIYIVIFLADFNETWCKDISKRINESYWSLLHSGTLVVIRAWETFYPALDNLKHTYNDNYDKRKWRSKQNVDYSFIFLYSENLSTYYIQMEDDIFTVPGYLQVIKDYISEFKTPWTCLEFSELGFIGKLYHAYDLGKLARMVLLFYEEQPCDFTYMYFNIQMLQFNRLIRRPTIFQHIGVRSSLPGKIQPLKDRYFDNLDKIYKGDNPPGKIYTSMAVEPSFTPEMAYSWEPGYFWSKGNGRASDWFTLVFDEPQKVDSIVIDTGSREHPEDKIERGKLQVSLSLIGVSSFQPKCTNDIFLGYFEDGDIKVHNLTSTLGPFRIHCMSIILTENQNWWIIIKEIAIFVAT; from the exons CCGTCCTCGGATCTGACGAAACTTCCTTCCGGCTGGAGACAGGAAGCTACCATATTTAATAAGTTCCCAGAACAGAAGC GTTTCTTGACGATAGGAATCCCTACAGTGAGAAGAGTCGGCGATGAGTATATAATGAACACGATCAAGTCAATCGTGAACTTCACAAAGCCTGGGGAGTTGAAGGAAATTTACATTGTGATTTTTCTGGCAGATTTTAATGAAACTTGGTGTAAGGACATTAGCAAGAGGATTAATGAATCTTATTGGAGTCTTCTCCACTCCGGGACTCTTGTCGTGATCCGCGCCTGGGAAACGTTTTATCCTGCGTTAGACAATCTGAAACACACGTACAATGATAATTACGATAAACGGAAATGGCGATCTAAACAAAACGTGGACTATTCTTTTATATTCCTGTACAGTGAGAACTTGTCCACATATTACATTCAAATGGAGGACGATATTTTCACTGTGCCAGGATATTTACAGGTGattaaagattatatttcagAATTTAAAACTCCGTGGACGTGTTTAGAGTTTTCAGAACTTGGATTTATTGGGAAATTATATCATGCCTACGACCTGGGAAAATTGGCCAGAATGGTGTTGCTATTCTACGAAGAACAGCCGTGTgactttacatacatgtactttaatatTCAAATGCTACAATTTAATAGATTAATCCGCCGGCCGACAATATTCCAGCATATAGGCGTCCGTTCATCTCTTCCAGGCAAAATCCAGCCACTAAAAGACAGGTATTTTGACAATTTAGACAAAATATACAAGGGGGACAATCCTCCCGGGAAAATATACACCAGCATGGCGGTGGAGCCTTCTTTTACGCCGGAAATGGCGTACAGCTGGGAGCCGGGCTATTTCTGGAGTAAGGGGAATGGACGCGCCAGTGACTGGTTCACATTGGTTTTCGATGAGCCCCAGAAAGTTGACAGCATCGTCATAGACACAGGGTCACGTGAACACCCAGAAGACAAAATAGAGCGCGGGAAATTACAAGTTAGTTTGAGTTTAATAGGTGTGTCTTCCTTTCAACCCAAATGTACGAACGATATTTTCCTGGGATATTTTGAAGATGGAGATATTAAAGTGCACAATCTAACATCAACTTTAGGACCATTCAGAATTCATTGTATGAGCATTATTCTCACGGAAAACCAGAACTGGTGGATAATTATCAAAGAAATTGCGATATTTGTTGCGACATGA